One window from the genome of Podospora pseudocomata strain CBS 415.72m chromosome 6, whole genome shotgun sequence encodes:
- a CDS encoding hypothetical protein (EggNog:ENOG503P6SG), translating to MTMLPSENRAEAPVWSGLPGSFSSAPTPSTAPASPERKSRTLQGPSAKEWAKHRETIVGLYKQYPLKRVSELMKRHYGFVASKRMYDKRFREWNVFKNGNSEDGPRAQRRGSPASTSVSDGTQIGDNDLMSQVDVRRTIRCAKSVQQGVRTAAGQPPPSPPSPLSPHAAPSPSPAPSARGSIHISDLLTDRSMVHHLSIPSLVNPINEGSSPQATSSPETTYGTPRSTLTASDDHTLANPDARSHTGSPGPSLATYKAQIQTLAKSPPPSLALDARTRSLKIITLSLRDYYDWQLQNIPEGVLPDDYLGARSTLESTKYWATIKNAIYLIKLSAASLDGADSFPANRAWPALSEAGVIAADAMTSQPFDFLKNLFATLSPANLSARPELRTILLQFLSIQAEESLSANHPITLICQELQRDENCQEVSRRGLQCMLDIFNTRLGRSRAVTIKLTDSLATLLRRNGEFDAARDIIVELLKSCRQVYGPESDQARATENELAHLYMATEEWDLAIQHCMSVVTPPSGLGEQTEPSLYQDGIAAHTMEDIAEIYQRQGDLKQCISWLERAASIALIIWGPKSLATSHIVDKMTNIQRQFGKDLLRSANMWEAALVQQD from the exons ATGACCATGCTCCCTTCCGAGAACCGTGCAGAAGCGCCCGTCTGGTCGGGCCTGCCGGGCTCTTTCTCCTCGGCTCCCACTCCGTCGACAGCTCCCGCAAGCCCAGAAAGGAAATCCCGCACGCTGCAGGGCCCGTCGGCCAAGGAATGGGCCAAACATCGCGAAACTATCGTCGGTCTCTACAAGCAGTATCCACTGAAGCGAGTAAGCGAGCTGATGAAGAGGCACTATGGCTTCGTTGCAAG CAAGCGCATGTATGACAAGCGGTTCCGGGAATGGAATGTATTCAAGAACGGCAACAGCGAGGATGGGCCGAGAGCTCAGCGCCGTGGCTCTCCTGCTTCCACGTCGGTATCAGACGGCACCCAGATTGGTGATAATGATCTCATGAGTCAAGTTGACGTCCGCCGAACAATACGATGCGCCAAATCTGTCCAGCAAGGAGTCAGAACAGCCGCAGGGCAACCCCCTCCGtcccctcccagcccccTCTCACCGCATGCTGCTCCCAGCCCATCGCCCGCGCCCTCTGCCAGAGGGAGCATTCACATCTCTGACCTCTTGACGGACCGGAGCATGGTTCATCACTTGAGCATACCCAGTCTtgtcaaccccatcaacgAAGGATCCTCTCCACAGGCCACATCTTCGCCGGAAACCACGTATGGGACTCCCAGGTCAACTTTGACTGCGTCAGACGATCACACCCTGGCCAACCCTGACGCCCGGTCCCACACTGGCTCTCCCGGCCCGAGTCTGGCTACCTACAAGGCTCAGATTCAGACGCTTGCGaaatcaccacctccatctctgGCACTGGACGCAAGGACGCGGTCCCTGAAAATCATTACCCTCAGCCTAAGAGACTACTATGACTGGCAGCTTCAGAACATTCCCGAGGGCGTCCTACCTGATGATTACCTGGGAGCCCGTTCGACTCTCGAGTCCACCAAGTACTGGGCGACCATCAAGAACGCCATTTATTTGATCAAGTTGTCGGCAGCATCCTTGGATGGCGCTGACTCTTTCCCTGCGAACCGCGCGTGGCCTGCCTTGTCAGAAGCTGGCGTTATCGCAGCAGATGCCATGACATCTCAGCCCTTTGATTTTCTCAAGAATCTGTTTGCGACCCTCTCACCTGCCAACCTGAGCGCCCGCCCTGAGCTTCGGACCATCCTCCTACAGTTTCTTTCCATACAGGCCGAAGAAAGCCTCTCAGCAAATCACCCCATCACGTTGATCTGCCAGGAGCTGCAACGTGATGAAAACTGCCAAGAAGTGTCCCGCAGGGGTCTTCAGTGCATGCTCGATATTTTCAACACACGTCTTGGGCGGTCTAGGGCTGTCACGATCAAACTTACGGATTCCCTGGCCACGCTCTTGCGTCGAAATGGAGAGTTTGACGCCGCTCGGGATATCATTGTGGAACTGCTCAAGTCATGCCGTCAAGTATACGGACCGGAGTCGGACCAGGCTCGCGCCACGGAAAACGAGCTCGCCCATCTTTACATGGCGACGGAAGAGTGGGACTTGGCAATTCAGCACTGCATGTCTGTCGTCACACCCCCTTCGGGTCTCGGGGAGCAGACAGAACCATCGCTGTACCAAGACGGCATCGCAGCACACACCATGGAAGACATTGCTGAGATTTACCAGCGGCAGGGGGACTTGAAGCAGTGCATTTCCTGGCTCGAGCGGGCTGCTTCGATCGCCTTGATAATATGGGGGCCGAAGTCTCTTGCGACAAGCCATATTGTCGACAAAATGACGAATATTCAGCGGCAATTCGGCAAGGACTTGCTGAGAAGTGCCAACATGTGGGAGGCTGCTTTAGTGCAGCAGGACTAA
- a CDS encoding hypothetical protein (EggNog:ENOG503P37Z; COG:S) → MVLVRSCPHNSTSVDTSHVQDFRKVPLRLIFCSQTIMEPEYRTRRPHKKSRNGCLPCKQRRKKCDERRPCCTRCADRDLKCQYQSRQPQREDWLPVSPALSRSPSVLSIHGTGSLNAEELELLRHYLTHTSRAIPYDDDDLYALQEGFPNLAFRSRALMNSILALAAICKCHDIISQPTVDERHRDEAYALLLIAEDRHRESLRRTQNDISNLHRECYDATLANAPLMVLYILANHSVRIQWAGAMPDIPTGFVPTQLQWVSLIRAAHLAYNGMLNDIDQPCEPCSDTNFGESIPPASPLYQLSPDPIIRVTSPEDGPMKPTRDLFLPILAATFQAAIKGLRMRAEVKRAEMPTDPGIAFSFVALRAFEAIADEVLHTNTNAIHSKLSPSSSHSSPAPPPPRSRLSYVSPWLRNYLARVTMATPTRPFRRTITAFVNRVPAEYLTLLQTSVEHLSDCRAVEGVVASEGLAVDIFAHWLVLVMLLDGVWWIGGIGAWELGRIVTIIGNKGLGSLQENNTWWPASMYRIYAELKKQVITDVGTEGHI, encoded by the exons ATGGTATTAGTCAGATCCTGCCCCCACAACTCTACTTCTGTAGACACTTCCCATGTTCAAGACTTCAGGAAGGTACCGCTCAGACTCATCTTTTGCTCTCAAACTATCATGGAGCCAGAATATAGAACACGACGGCCTCACAAAAAGTCACGAAATGGTTGTTTGCCATGTAAACAGCGTCGGAAAAAG TGTGATGAGCGCAGGCCATGCTGCACCAGATGTGCTGACCGAGATCTGAAATGCCAATATCAGTCGCGCCAACCGCAAAGGGAGGATTGGCTTCCAGTCTCCCCTGCGCTGTCCCGCTCACCGTCGGTTCTTTCCATCCATGGAACAGGTTCCTTGAACGCAGAGGAGCTCGAATTGCTCCGACACTACCTCACCCACACTTCCCGGGCAATACcttacgacgacgacgacctttACGCTCTCCAGGAAGGATTTCCAAATCTTGCCTTTCGCTCTCGAGCTCTCATGAACTCGATTCTCGCATTGGCGGCGATATGCAAGTGTCACGACATCATATCACAGCCCACGGTAGACGAAAGGCACAGAGATGAGGCCTACGCATTGTTACTGATCGCAGAGGATCGGCATAGGGAGTCATTACGACGAACTCAAAATGATATCTCTAACCTCCATCGAGAATGCTACGATGCCACTCTCGCCAACGCGCCGTTGATGGTCTTGTACATTCTGGCAAATCACTCTGTTCGAATTCAGTGGGCGGGGGCCATGCCTGATATCCCAACCGGCTTTGTTCCAACACAACTACAATGGGTATCCCTCATCCGCGCGGCCCACCTCGCTTACAATGGCATGCTGAATGACATTGACCAGCCGTGCGAGCCTTGCTCAGACACAAACTTTGGAGAAAGTATCCCTCCAGCCAGCCCTCTTTACCAACTATCACCCGATCCTATAATCCGTGTTACTTCGCCCGAGGACGGCCCCATGAAGCCTACTAGGGAccttttcctccccatcctaGCGGCCACCTTCCAAGCCGCCATCAAAGGCTTACGGATGAGGGCCGAAGTCAAACGGGCTGAAATGCCAACCGATCCCGGCATCGCATTTTCTTTTGTGGCATTGCGggccttcgaggccattgcgGACGAAGTTCTCCACACCAACACAAACGCCATCCACTCGAAGCTGTCACCATCAAGCAGCCATTCATCGCCCGCGCCGCCACCCCCTAGGAGCCGATTATCTTATGTCTCGCCCTGGCTGCGCAACTATCTTGCTCGTGTCACCATGGCCACCCCAACGAGGCCCTTCAGACGCACAATCACCGCTTTTGTCAACAGGGTTCCAGCCGAGTATTTAACTCTACTTCAGACGTCAGTGGAGCACCTTTCTGACTGCCGTGCGGTCGAAGGGGTAGTAGCTTCTGAGGGGCTTGCTGTCGACATTTTTGCACA TTGGCTGGTCTTGGTAATGTTGCTGGATGGGGTTTGGTGGATTGGCGGGATAGGGGCTTGGGAGCTAGGTAGAATTGTAACAATTATAGGTAACAAGGGGCTTGGGTCCTTACAGGAGAACAATACTTGGTGGCCGGCGAGCATGTATAGAATTTATGCTGAGTTGAAGAAACAGGTGATCACGGACGTTGGGACAGAGGGTCATATCTGA
- a CDS encoding hypothetical protein (COG:S; EggNog:ENOG503P2GC): MFSPTVASMLVSISTMASLGIAAPSNLAQRSPSQLSITAQLQIADSGVDRAALLPQDKDYVYDFSQNPGRFADRKTFPALVGTGGSLAVGILPPCGMSFLHIHPRSAELFAVIEGRVLTEAVLEAGVVDADGKPRVIRTDLGPNMMTVFPGGAFHTQLNPECTNASIVAAFPSEDPGIGLILPQTFALDDEWLETQFGDVSTDEIAKLRASLPTGLFLQAEDCKKKCGIQTE, encoded by the exons ATGTTCTCCCCTACAGTTGCCAGCATGCTTGTCAGCATTTCAACCATGGCGTCGTTAGGCATTGCGGCACCTTCGAACCTTGCTCAACGGTCACCGTCCCAATTGAGCATCACGGCGCAGCTGCAAATCGCGGATAG CGGTGTCGACCGagctgccctcctccctcagGACAAGGACTACGTCTACGACTTTAGTCAAAACCCCGGGCGTTTTGCCGATCGCAAAACATTCCCTGCTCTTGTAGGCACTGGGGGTAGTCTGGCTGTCGGCATACTTCCTC CTTGCGGCATGTCTTTTCTGCACATTCACCCTCGCTCCGCCGAATTGTTCGCCGTTATTGAAGGACGTGTTCTCACCGAAGCGGTCCTTGAGGCCGGCGTCGTCGATGCAGACGGCAAGCCGAGGGTCATTCGCACCGACCTTGGTCCAAACATGATGACTGTGTTCCCTGGTGGAGCCTTTCATACACAGCTGAACCCCGAATGCACCAATGCAAGCATCGTCGCTGCTTTCCCGTCCGAAGACCCCGGGATTGGTTTGATCTTGCCGCAGACTTTTGCTCTAGATGACGAGTGGCTGGAGACTCAATTTGGTGATGTCTCTACCGACGAGATTGCCAAACTCAGGGCTTCCCTTCCTACTGGGTTGTTTTTGCAGGCAGAGGATTGCAAAAAGAAATGCGGAATTCAAACCGAGTAA
- a CDS encoding hypothetical protein (EggNog:ENOG503NXP0; COG:G) yields the protein MLSSVDPALLSALGLEPTSTKLLSYGGSGFSSTYKLVSTKEGHELQYFVKTGTGPDAEVMFRGEFASLNAIHNAVPSFCPKAYAHGPLHSASASSSSPQLGGGASAGGKYFLVTDFIDLASSASGGTGLSFAAKLATLHTTPAPIPKGHSKPMFGFPVSTCCGSTLQDNSYRETWADFYADCRLRAILKECIKQNGADRELSDVVEKTASKVVPRLLGEGHLKDVIPVVVHGDLWSGNHGRGRIFTQKGSEEVAFDPSSCYAHSEYELGIMKMFGGFGAGGFWKEYHSLVPKSEPAEEYDDRVALYELYHHLNHFALFGGGYRGGAMSIMRKLLSKYG from the exons ATGCTATCCAGTGTCGATCCAGCCCTTCTATCCGCTCTTGGGCTGGAGCCTACTTCCACCAAGCTGCTTTCCTATGGAGGCTCCGGCTTCTCTTCCACATACAAGCTCGTCTCAACCAAGGAGGGCCATGAGCTCCAGTACTTTGTCAAAACCGGCACAGGTCCTGACGCCGAGGTCATGTTTCGCGGAGAATTTGCCTCGTTGAATGCAATTCACAATGCCGTTCCCTCGTTTTGTCCAAAGGCATATGCCCACGGTCCTCTCCACTCGgcctctgcttcctcttcgtcccccCAACTAGGCGGTGGCGCCAGCGCAGGAGGAAAATACTTCCTTGTAACAGACTTCATTGATCTTGCGTCCTCAGCTTCGGGTGGAACCGGCCTTTCCTTTGCCGCCAAACTCGCAACGTTACAtaccacccccgccccaatTCCAAAGGGGCATTCCAAACCAATGTTCGGGTTTCCAGTGTCTACCTGCTGCGGATCTACACTTCAGGATAACAGTTATCGGGAAACCTGGGCCGATTTCTATGCAGACTGCCGTCTGCGGGCCATACTCAAAGAGTGTATCAAGCAGAACGGCGCGGACAGAGAGCTTTCCGATGTGGTGGAGAAAACAGCTAGCAAGGTTGTGCCACGACTCCTGGGAGAGGGGCATCTTAAGGATGTAATTCCTGTCGTTGTGCACGGGGATCTGTGGAGTGGGAATCATGGACGAGGTCGGATTTTCACACAAAAGGGGTCTGAAGAGGTTGCTTTTGATCCGTCTTCCTGTTACGCACACTCGGAGTACGAGCTGGGCATCATGAAGATGTTTGGGGgctttggtgctggaggattTTGGAAAGAATACCACTCACTTGTTCCTAAATCGGAGCCAGCAGAGGAGTATGATGATCGAGTGGCATTATATGAACT GTATCACCATTTAAATCATTTTGCTttgtttggaggagggtatAGGGGTGGTGCTATGTCCATCATGAGAAAACTTCTGTCCAAGTATGGCTGA